GACCCaaaacactgcgccacggaggcagtattttttttaagatatatgaagatagataaaaaaaatatttatttgatagtcTGATTGACTGGGGCGGGCTTGGGCTTAATTTCCACGAGGCAATTGTCCATGGACTGAACGGTTTTGGATAAAACTTTACACACGCGTAGTTTGTGTTTCAACTTAAAAATCTTTATCCCGGGATACATTAGTTTGGATGTAAACGTGCCATTATTGTATTCTATTTATTATGCACGAACTCTATACTTCTGGACAAGCACGTACGGACCTATATCGAATTATTCTGTTACCGAAATATTACACAAGAGTGCTATACAAAACAGACAGCATGCAATTATAGAAACGTATCAACTAGTATCAAGATATTATAccatttatttcttaaaaacaatgtatttagttttaaaaagttatttgtttaacaccctaactttatttttttattattcattgcaTTTTTCTTGGTACGGAAACCCTGAATTTCAGCCTTAATGATGTATGCGCCTACTCTCGATCGGTTTGAAAATGTGTTTGGATTTTCCTTTCCCCTAAAGCCAATCTGCCCAATAGTAAAGCGGTCTGTGTCTGCTAATTCTGTTGAAGAGTCTATTGCGGTCCGCAAAACGAATAAATTTCTATTTGCATTGTATGgttgtaatattatatgtaggtacctacataagaACGTGATATTTCAGGATATGAATCAGGtgaatatacctacttatcgGGTACCTGATACGATAAAACCAGTATGCTCATCGAACACCCCAATCGAATCCCTTATATTCATTCccactaaaacatttattttcgttttctcTTATTCCACATAATAGATCGTTCGGAAGATATGTCCCTATTTTTAGTGGTAGAGACGAAATCGAGCGTGAAATGGTTACCACACGAAGCGGTTGTCTCGCGAACAAACGAAATACCGGATCGCCGTTTGCCGTCGGGGCGTTTGGCGGAAAATTGGCTGGCACACCACTACATGCGCCGgcttaataataacaatgtattGAATGTCTGCTCGTGATACGTAACTATCTGATACAAATGTAGCATTCGAGATTCGCGGCAGATAGATTAAATTAAAGGGAAACGTGGAATATAAGTTGTGTTAAAAGCAGATTACAGTTTCAGCACGAATAAAAAACGTGCGACAGCATACCATTGAAATTTAAACAATCTGTTCTTTTTCAACTTACAAACATTATCAGTGGttgtatttagtttagttatagTAACTTGCATTAAATGGTATAGATAATCATCGGTCATTGACTTACCTgcatgttttaaataagtagatGATAGACTATAGACTTAATTTTAGTTGTCAACTGTCATTAAATACCCCATTATTTACTGAGTGACAAAATTTACAATGAGATAgagacttttatatttatttttgaatttcctatttatttgtattaactgCTGAAATCTGAAGGAACCCAATATGAGTGCAGCAGATGAGAAAGAAGTAGAGCAAATGCGATGTGCTCTATCGGCCATTGCTAACGAGATGCAAAAGTAAATATTGGAAATGTTACTTTGTGTCGAAAGAATCATTTTACTTacgataaaattatgttaagttatttactaattaaaacaaatgcaCTTTTTATAGTTACAGATATCAAACTGATTCGGAATGTTCGAGTGAAACGACAAAAAATGAAGACGTTCTAAGATGTTTGGTCAAATGTAAAAGCACTTTAAAGTTAAAGAACGAAAACATTAGACTACTAAGGCGAAATTTACGGACAATATGCGGTTTGTATTTATTCCAATATTGAGGAAGATTGATCTAGTTTTGAACCATAATAGTACTtactataacttttatttaatttcctaGCTGTTGCTAAAACATTGTCATCGGCTAAGGAAGTTGAAACTGCGTCACTCAACAACCAATTGAACTATGCAAGAAATCAATATTGGGACTTAATGAAAAAGCAAAAGGCGACATCTGAAATAAGCATTAAGCTACAAGCAGAAAACCAAGCACTACGCGATAAACTgcaaagttttaataatttcatcgAAATTGGGTATCGCAATTTACTGAAACCACAAGTTGAAATAGTGGAAAATACTCCTATtttagaaaaattacaaaacattataatttattgtggcCAGTACTATGCCGACTACTGTAATCAGCTGGAAAAATGCTCGCAACTTGAGCAAAAGAACAGATTCCTAAACAGTAAGCTCCAAATCTTGgaaaagaatttaaaatcaaCTTCAGAACAGTTAAGGAACAATGATAGTTACAGTATCAAACATAAACGAGAAAAAAGAAGTAGTATGTCACAAcgaaattttacaaatatgatGGGTGTTGTTCGTTCCGAATATCAGTTAGGTCATCGACAGAGTATTACAAACTTGACGATGACTCAAATACGTATTAAAAACCACTCAATTCATAACGACATGAGAAATTTAGACCTGACTTCTCATTTAACCACTGTACAGAAACTTTTGCAAGACCAAGACactttaattgaagatttgagGAACCTTTCAAATGAAATTGATGTGGAGTCGTAAATTagttgaaattataaaaaaactaactaaaagCCAGCATTTAATgccatattttttgtactttattttttaatgacatAAGTTTTGATATTACAGATCTACTTATActgttttgatgtaatttatctttgtttattCTTTTTCATCTACTTATAGATTTTTTAGGTATCATCTCAGAACAAGACCATATATGTGTATATTGTGTTTTAGCAATATAGACTGAATCTTCATTTGTAGGTACCTAGATCAAAATGCAACGCAATATATAACGCTCTTATAAAGAGCAGTTAAAAGTTttgttaattattcattaaaagtCTAGGATAAAAGATAGGTTCTCTTCACACTgactgactcgcgcaactttgcttgttgtacataagagagaatagatcatatttttccccgtttttgtaacattttttactgcaactctgctcctgttggtcgtggcgtgatgttatcctcaataaataggctatccaacagtaaaagattttttccattcgcaccagcagttcctgagattagcacgttcaaacaaacaaacaaacaaactcttcagcattataatattagtacagataccTAATTAATCATTGTGTATATTGCCAAGATTAAGCTGCCTACCAATCAAataggccaccgtcagctgtataagcaTGCGGAGCACTAATGTCCCAAATTCTTAAATCATTGGACAATAGTGTGAGAAAAAACTATCTACTATGAATAACTTACAATTTATTGAACTGGCAACATTAACGGATTCGCTGACATCTACCTCAACTGTCGAGAGTGTCAACCGTCAATgtcaattttacaaaacaatcaatCGTTGCGCGTGTTTCTGTATTTTACAAGACGTGCGTGCGTGATATAGCGACTGGGCtactactatattattatatataataccTTACGGGTCATCTAATTATAACGTTAATGCATGTTGCTTAAAATATTGACACCGTCAGTTTTGAAGCGCACTGTTTCTGTTGGAATATTTAGCCGGCTTCGAAGCACAAACGTGAAAATGTCTTTAGAAGAAGCTAAGCAAGCTGCTGCAATTCAAGCAGTcgataattttatacaaaataatatggtTGTCGGCATAGGAAGTGGTTCAACGGTAATTTATGCAGTGCAACGATTAGCAGAACGCGCCGAAACAGAAAACTTGAAGGTGACCTGTGTGCCTACATCATTCCAAGCCAAAGGGTTGAtcaacaaacataacctaaaacTAGCCGAGCTCGATACTCACCCGGTAATCGATGTAACTATCGACGGAGCCGACGAAGTAGACAGTAATATGGTACTTATTAAAGGTGGCGGTGGATGCTTGTTGCAAGAGAAAATCGTCGCGTCCTGCTCCAAGTTACTTATAGTAATTGCCGACTATACAAAGGACTCTACCAAACTAGGAGATCGGTATAAAAAAGGTATACCAATTGAGGTTGTGCCAATGGCTTATGTTCCTGTCAAGCAGAAAATTGAAGCAAGATTTGGTGGGAAGACGGAGTTGCGCAAAGCTATTGCTAAAGCAGGACCTGTGGTGACAGACAATGGTAACTTCATCCTTGACTGGTTATTCACTGACCAGAATTTGAACTGGGAGCTAGTTAATCAAGAATTGAATTTGATACCTGGAGTTGTGGAAACTGGTTTATTTGTTAACATGTGCTATAAAGCCTTCTTTGGCCAACCAGAAGGTGGTGTGGTTGAAAGAATTCGTAAATAAGAAGAGAACAATGTCAGTGTGTTTAGAGAACTATAGCATCTCTACTGATCacagcttttattttttgtacaagtatattagtatttttatgtagCTAGAAAAAAGTATATACTCAAGGCTGATGTAACACAGCATTTGAGATTCATAGTTAAGCATAGTTTATCAATGTTAAGAGAAGTTTTGTATGTTTGGTGTTTAATTGCTTATTTGTTGTAGCTTACTGGTTATGTGGCacatttaaagaataaattttTTAGATTAGaggttgtttttataaaaagacactgattgtaaaattttatctatACCTAAACATTATGAAATCAGTGTAAGACATTGAACTCGGTTCTTAGAACAATCACCTCTTGAACTGGTAATAATGTGATAAGAATAGGATGCTTGATAACTTACTATGCATTACTCAAATTGTGTACTGTGTTAGGTTAGatcatgtaattttaatatgtatgttGGGCTTATACTTGCAtatcttttgatattttatattattctccAAGCCATATTTTGAAAACAGGTGATGAAAACATGTCATTATactagaaaaaaacaaacatagcTTGTAATATTTcttagatttaattaaataaaaacactcaTAAAGAATGTGCTTTGGCAAAACTGTAAGTTTGGTAAAATCAATGTGAGGTAGAACATTTATAATGCAACGATAAAAAATCAGTAATCAGTAAAAGACTTATTGTTAAGAAGTACTTACATTATTGTGACAATTTAGAAATAAGAACAATAATCTTATAATGGGCTAAActcattcaaaacattttttgtataacatttatcaataagatatatttctggaatgtaaaaataaagtttctaCTTTATATTCATAACATTCTCGTTTTAGTTTCCTTTATAATACTGcaacattcattttaaatgaCCACATTTATACTTAGATAGACTATTCATatccttacaaaataaaagtgaaTAATTGTGCATTACATTTAAGTACAATTGCTTGCTGAAGCTTGACTACAAGCTCTTGTTGgctcaataaaattaaattaaactaactaCAAAATACAGATCTCTATAACTTCTCATGTTGAATAGTTCCTACAAACTAAGAAAAGAAAATGCAATGCTGTGTGTAACAACAGAAACATACATGCCTTATGAAATGAATAATTGATCTTTCACATGTTAAACTGTCATGGCTATAACAATgtgcataattttatgtaaccttttttaatcataatccctgtacaataacattttaagatCATTGAAATTATTGACACATGATACACTTAGATTTAATTCCAAGATATGCTATGATAACTCCCAGTATTTTTTAgacattgatattttaatgtgtCATTATAACATTACAAGTAAAAACTGAAGTAAACTTGAAAATGTGATGTTAGTCAGATGAACAACAACGCTAAACTTTTAATAGACAAAAGTTCATTCATATACTATATTGATTTGATACTAATATAGTTAACTATTCAAGGAACACATAGCTGCAATACATTCTAGTGTTCAAAAAAATCTTGTGTgctcaaacaaaacatacagAAACAAGAAAGTTATACTATTTACTTAGAATATTCGCTGTTGTAAATAGTTTTTAGTGCACCTTATAAGTAATAGGCCCTGAGATCTAGTAGAGGCTTGTCTTTTTCATGATGCGCAGAAACTCTTCCTGGTTTATCTCTCCGTCTCCATCCCTGTCAGCCTCGTCTATCATTTCATGCAGTTCCTCATCAGTCAAGTTCTCGCCGAGTTCCTTTGCCACTCTCTTTAAATTCTTAAATGATATCTTACCTGTAAAATAACATGAAATCCGAAATAATAGTCattctttatatatttcttattgtaattttatcaaattcatACCAGTAGAATAGAACTTGCCCCTTCACTAATACTGTGGTTCAATTtgatgtaaaattaaaacattaacataGGGGTTTAATgggctaaaaatgattattgatACCAACCagtttcatcatcatcaaaaaGTTTAAATGCTTTCATAATCTCTTCTTTAGTATCCTTTTCAGCCATTTTAACAGTCATCAGTTCAAGAAAGTCTTCAAATGACACTTTGCCATCTCCCTTGTCAATTTCTGCTATcatctttttaatttcttcttttttagGCTCAAATCCAAGAGCTCGAATAGCAACCTTTAATTCCTTTGTGTCTATTTTCCCTGTATTCTCTGTATCAAAGAGATCAAATGCTTCTTTGATATCTCTTCGCTGTTCTTCTGTTAGTTCAAACTTAGGCCCAGACTTCTTTCGAACGCCTGCATTATTGGCACCTACTGCCTTCTTTTGAACGTTAGCCACAGCAGTTGCCTGAAATTTGAAGAAGGGTATGATTGATGTAGCTGATGTATTATAATGGCATTTTACCAATGACACGGAACAACTTAAACATAGTTTGTCGGGATGAAAGGGGTTAAAGGTAATAGcactaaatgaaaataaacacaaagcGACAGGTGCACTATAAATCAATACGAGTGGGAAGTCGCGCACTTACCATTGTTATTACTTCGGAAACAAAACTTTCTGGGCTCGTAAAACAAAAAGTGTGCAATTGTATTTACAGGGTAGGTATCATTTCTTTATTTCACCGGTTACAGTACTATATTGATCCAACTTCTATTTATATTTCCAATTCAAATAACCATAACATTAGCATTGATACGATATTTATCCAGCTTGTTGACACTGACAGTGacatttagaaattattatcgTTGACACTTGATGCGACTTTGCGACCATAGACTTTTGtctttgctttaaaaaatattataaattcttttCTTTGGTAAATCAATATGCTTCTTGTAATCTTATAATGCGTGTAATACTACTAAACCCTAAAATAGGATTAGGTAACCAAAGTTTTtagataattatgaaatatgaaaGATCTGGAGAATTACTCTTGATGTACAGACAGAATAAAAACGAATAGTAGCCTCAATTCATTATCACTCGCTATGTTCCTGACATTAAGCCTTTCCAAAGATGTAGCTCTGTCTGTGTATAAAAGTAGGTAGGCAGTAGGGGAAACACATgattaatacttaaaaataaaacaacatctTTGGTAAAACAAATttcgtgtattaaaattaaatatttcgatCAAGGCGAATGAATTTTATTCACGCGTGTATAGGTAAAATagtagtaaaaattaaaaaggcGGTTTTGTTCAGGGGGCCGAGGGCATTGTTCCGATGGACTTCATGAGATGGTAACAGTGTGGTAGTCTGCTGCGATGGCCTATCTTCTGTAGAGTGGCGGCGGCCTGTGCCAGCATACCGGCGCGCTCGCCCGGTGCCGCGAGAACAGCGGCCGGCAGGTGCTTACATGCCATGTACAGCGCTACTGCACGCTCTCCGTCACCACCACCTCCTTCCAAGGCTCGTTCTGAAAATCACcacagaatataattattacataagtaCTAAAGGATAAAAAAGAAGTATTAAAAGGATACTTGTTTGGTTTTGTTAGCGAGTCTTGCCGAATTCACAATGCTTTTGGCTCTGATTACTACAACATAATTTAGGTGACATACCTTTTCCACAGATGATAGAGGACCGATTGAATCTTGGTCGTAGACTTCCATCCAGCAACTGTTGCGTGCGACGTGGCGCTGCGCCAGCCATCATACGGCACACCGCCGATTGCAGGAACACTCGAGACGTTACCCACtggaaaaaaacatattacttGAGTCACTACATGTTAACAAAACctattagttatttatcaatACTTTGAACACAGGATATCTTGCTATAAAGCACTCGAAGATTGCTTCTAGAAATGAAAAGGTATGTGCGAGCATAGCAGTTGATTAAGTAATGAACCCTCTCTCtttttcttattatatatttcgTATCACATATTGTATTGGGGTCCTAATCCTTTTCCTCCATTTCGCTCTGTCCTCGAGAACCACAAACCATACACTACCATCATGTGCTTTAGCGCAACAATCTACCATTTTTGCGACTAAAAAAGTCGAATAcatgtaagtaaattaaaagccTATACATACCGGTAGATTCTGCGATAGTCTTCGCAGTGAGTGCAAGTCACGTTGGAAGGCTCGCAGTTGAGCGTGCGGCGCGGGCCGGCTTTGACCCTCCGCGACCGACGTACTCGCCTCCCACACTCCCGCGCGGACTTCCAGCACCCAATCGCAGCACAGCACTTGCATCAACTACACAACACATTATAACAGGTTAtttttgatacaatattttaggCGCAACTAACAACTGTAACACGTCgctctattttaaattaattataatatataactatctattattctatttattcaGATTTTACCACTTCTAAGTTTCGGTTAGCTTATCAAGAGGTCACTGTATCAATCGAATAGATTACCCAAAACTATTTCATAAGCCGTAGAACTAACCCTAAGTACAACAATCGTAAACATATAAATGTAACTGAAGCAGATGATTTCACGATTGCTGTGCTCATTTTTCAATCTAAATAACAGAgcattttacaaacaataactACAAATACAAGAAAACTATACCTACTTAACATAAAATGGATAACATattcttaaacaaataaaaaaaataatgaataaaaagtaaaaccatGCAAATAAAACAGCTTCCACGTGTCGGATGCAACTAATGCGAGATTTGCCTTGTAGTAATATTGCACAACTCGTTATAACCAGTGCAATGCAACTACAATGCACTCCCGTAATAGTCATATAAAATCTTCAAACTCCTTCAAAAGAAAAACTGAAATAAGCATATCAAAATCATAATATAAcatgcaataaattataaaaaaaatatgtaataaaaaaataataaaaaaacaactaatttattttgtatacttaccAACATGAGTTGTGTAGGTTTTCGGCAGCAGTAATAAGCCAATGAATCAGCTAATCTGGTGCCCGCGATGTCGCATACCTGAAATATAAACATGGTAGATTAGTAACAATTGTCAagacaataatataaacacatttGAATTGGTTTAGTTATTATGCGTAAGTCTATATTGGATACGTTATGATTCTAATCAAAAGCAGAAATATACGTTTATAACGAATACAAAATGATATTGTCTTTGAGAATTTcacatcatatttttaaattaaaatggtaACTCATATTAGTATGTTACAATAAATACCCTTGCACGTGTACCAACTAGGAGTGCCCTACCCAGCTGGCGCAGGT
Above is a window of Anticarsia gemmatalis isolate Benzon Research Colony breed Stoneville strain chromosome 7, ilAntGemm2 primary, whole genome shotgun sequence DNA encoding:
- the LOC142974172 gene encoding uncharacterized protein LOC142974172 translates to MSAADEKEVEQMRCALSAIANEMQNYRYQTDSECSSETTKNEDVLRCLVKCKSTLKLKNENIRLLRRNLRTICAVAKTLSSAKEVETASLNNQLNYARNQYWDLMKKQKATSEISIKLQAENQALRDKLQSFNNFIEIGYRNLLKPQVEIVENTPILEKLQNIIIYCGQYYADYCNQLEKCSQLEQKNRFLNSKLQILEKNLKSTSEQLRNNDSYSIKHKREKRSSMSQRNFTNMMGVVRSEYQLGHRQSITNLTMTQIRIKNHSIHNDMRNLDLTSHLTTVQKLLQDQDTLIEDLRNLSNEIDVES
- the Rpi gene encoding ribose-5-phosphate isomerase translates to MLLKILTPSVLKRTVSVGIFSRLRSTNVKMSLEEAKQAAAIQAVDNFIQNNMVVGIGSGSTVIYAVQRLAERAETENLKVTCVPTSFQAKGLINKHNLKLAELDTHPVIDVTIDGADEVDSNMVLIKGGGGCLLQEKIVASCSKLLIVIADYTKDSTKLGDRYKKGIPIEVVPMAYVPVKQKIEARFGGKTELRKAIAKAGPVVTDNGNFILDWLFTDQNLNWELVNQELNLIPGVVETGLFVNMCYKAFFGQPEGGVVERIRK
- the LOC142974437 gene encoding uncharacterized protein LOC142974437, whose product is MATAVANVQKKAVGANNAGVRKKSGPKFELTEEQRRDIKEAFDLFDTENTGKIDTKELKVAIRALGFEPKKEEIKKMIAEIDKGDGKVSFEDFLELMTVKMAEKDTKEEIMKAFKLFDDDETGKISFKNLKRVAKELGENLTDEELHEMIDEADRDGDGEINQEEFLRIMKKTSLY